In Tiliqua scincoides isolate rTilSci1 chromosome 1, rTilSci1.hap2, whole genome shotgun sequence, the following are encoded in one genomic region:
- the LOC136641719 gene encoding cytosolic phospholipase A2 epsilon-like: MHFAFLIIVLQAQVPSFYLLSVRIIRMRNLRKADMFSQSDCYVNMRLPTASFVDARTKAIRNCHNPVWNETFFFRIQAMVKNVLELKVCDEDGLFGDDQLCTVLFDLAQLQPGETASRTFELNEKKDKLLEVEFTLEYMPDIPENLVTNGVLVSRQLSCLEIEVDVKQNRKKYKGQCFTFNMKGSNEETQKILLDSWARHLPPNATEFHYIKYCNPEIEVIFPENESCHCVSKGTDSLILPLNKLPMEEKVEIAKDKTFDVLVTATNCQKDLDMHLGFDLCPEEQDFIHKRKKYVAAALKNALQLEEDLQEDEIPIIAAMTTAGGVRSMTAMYGSLFGLQKLNLLDCISYIAGLSGTTWTMIKLYNEAYWSQKDLEEQINEAQKQITKNKLCCFSGENLKYYEKEIWQRHLEGHKLSFTDFWGLLLESMFNDKSNPHKLSDQRQAVNLGQNPLPIYLALNVRDKYSTLDFKEWVEFTPYEVGFLKYGAFINAEDFGSEFFMGRLMKKIPESRLCYLQGMWSNIFSQSVLDALYLADCPEDFWRRWAKDRIIDTERDTPPSLPKRPYAQPTRLFIPGGTLSEMLRDVVTCRPVVSHFHDFTRGLQLNNKYLKNDTFCMWKDTVLDSSPNELRDGEEYLQLIDTAFFINTSCPPLLRPERKVDVILHLNYSGGSQTLPLDLSVKYYAEQGIPFPKIKLTEKDKEHLKECYLFDQAESPKAPILLYFPLVCDTFRKFKAPGVERSPSEMADGQLDVTSTVFSTYATGILQYSEKNFNKMINLTSYNILNNEHLILQALRTAIERKKQQKKQHLFPSC; encoded by the exons ATGCATTTTGCCTTCCTTATCATTGTCCTCCAGGCACAGGTACCTTCCTTCTATTTACTCAGTGTACGAATTATAAGAATGAGAAATCTCCGAAAAGCAGATATGT TCAGTCAAAGTGATTGTTATGTGAATATGAGGTTGCCAACAGCGTCTTTTGTTGATGCCCGGACAAAAGCTATCAGAAACTGCCACAATCCAGTCTGGAATGAAACCTTCTTCTTCAGGATCCAGGCAATGGTTAAG AACGTCCTAGAACTGAAAGTCTGTGATGAAGATGGTCTCTTTGGGGATGATCAGCTGTGCACAGTTCTTTTTGACCTAGCTCAACTCCAGCCTGGGGAAACTGCAAGCAGGACTTTTGAACTGAATGAAAAG AAAGATAAGCTGCTAGAAGTGGAATTCACTTTGGAATACAT GCCAGATATTCCTGAAAACCTTGTTACCAATGGAGTGCTAGTG TCTCGGCAACTTTCATGTTTAGAAATAGAAGTGGatgtaaaacaaaacagaaagaaataCAAAG GACAATGCTTTACATTTAACATGAAAGGATCGAATGAAGAAACTCAGAAAATTTTACTTGATTCTTGGGCCAGACATCTCCCTCCAAATGCCACAGAGTTTCACTACATCAAGTACTGTAATCCAGAAATTGAGGTTATATTCCCAGAGAACGAATCTTGCCACTGTGTGA GTAAAGGGACTGATTCTTTAATTTTGCCTTTGAATAAACTTCCCATGGAAGAAAAAGTTGAAATAGCAAAG GACAAAACATTTGATGTACTTGTGACAGCAACAAACTG CCAGAAAGACCTAGATATGCACTTGGGATTTGATCTGTGTCCAGAGGAGCAGGATTTCATCCATAAGCGCAAGAAATACGTTGCTGCTGCTTTGAAAAATGCTCTTCAGTTAGAAGAGGATCTGCAGGAGGATGAG ATTCCAATAATTGCTGCAATGACAACGGCCGGTGGTGTAAGATCAATGACCGCTATGTATGGTAGCCTCTTTGGTCTCCAGAAGCTGAACCTTTTAGACTGCATTTCATATATCGCTGGGTTGTCTGGCACAACGTG GACCATGATAAAATTGTACAACGAAGCGTACTGGTCCCAAAAGGATTTGGAAGAGCAAATCAATGAAGCTCAGAAACAGATAACGAAAAATAAACTATGCTGTTTTTCTGGGGAAAACTTGAAATACTATGAAAAAGAAATATGGCAGAGGCACCTAGAGGGTCACAAGCTGTCTTTTACAGATTTCTGGGGGCTCTTACTGGAATCCATGTTTAACGATAAG TCAAATCCCCACAAGCTGTCAGATCAACGGCAGGCAGTGAACCTGGGTCAAAACCCACTTCCTATCTACCTAGCTCTTAATGTCAGAGATAAATATAGCACCTTGGATTTTAAAG AGTGGGTGGAATTCACACCCTATGAAGTAGGGTTCCTAAAATATGGAGCTTTTATCAATGCAGAAGATTTTGGAAGTGAATTCTTCATGGGTCGCTTAATGAAGAAGATCCCAGAATCACGGCTCTGTTACCTCCAAG GCATGTGGAGCAATATATTTTCCCAGAGTGTCCTGGATGCCTTATATCTAGCAGACTGTCCAGAAGATTTCTGGCGCAGGTGGGCGAAAGACAGAATAATTGATACTG agc GGGATACTCCGCCCTCCTTACCTAAGAGGCCATATGCGCAGCCAACACGCCTCTTCATCCCCGGTGGTACCCTCTCAGAAATGCTTAGAGACGTCGTAACATGCCGTCCAGTGGTTTCACACTTTCACGATTTCACCAGGGGTCTCCaactaaataataaatatttaaagaATGACACGTTTTGTATGTGGAAAG ACACTGTGCTAGATTCATCCCCGAATGAATTGCGTGATGGAGAGGAATACTTGCAGCTCATTGACACAGCTTTCTTCATCAATACCAGCTGCCCACCTCTTCTGAGGCCAGAGAGAAAAGTGGATGTGATTTTGCATTTAAATTATAGCGGAGGGTCACAGACATTG CCACTGGATTTATCTGTAAAGTACTACGCAGAGCAGGGTATTCCATTCCCCAAGATTAAGCTGACGGAAAAAGACAAGGAACATCTCAAGGAGTGCTACCTCTTTGATCAGGCAGAGAGTCCAAAGGCTCCTATATTGCTGTACTTCCCTCTGGTATGCGACACCTTTCGAAAATTCAAAGCACCTG GTGTGGAACGCAGTCCTAGTGAAATGGCGGACGGCCAACTTGATGTCACCAGCACTGTTTTTTCCACATATGCTACTGGCATTCTGCAATACTCAGAGAAGAATTTCAATAAGATGATAAATTTGACCAGCTACAACATCCTCAATAATGAACACCTGATTCTTCAGGCTTTGCGTACAGCAATAGAACGAAAAAAACAGCAGAAGAAACAGCATTTATTTCCATCTTGCTAA